A single window of Hemicordylus capensis ecotype Gifberg chromosome 15, rHemCap1.1.pri, whole genome shotgun sequence DNA harbors:
- the CCDC92 gene encoding coiled-coil domain-containing protein 92 isoform X3, with translation MAASNLENQLHSAQKNLLFLQREHANTLKGLHAEIRRLQQHCTDLTYELTLKSSDLTESGNSRSEELKRKCEELEAQLKVKEAENNELLKELEQKNAMIMVLENTIKEREKKYLEELKMKSHKLNMLSSELEQRASTIAYLTSQLHATKKKLMSSSGTSDSSPSGSPVLSSYKPAPPKDKLPETPRRRMKKSLSTPLNPEFDEAYRLGADSRKLLLREPLDAMPDPTPFLLARETAEVHLIKERPLVIPPIPSERSSAEPPSPARGEKQHKAHVGVAHRIHHVTPPQAQPQVETLAVDQVNGSKVARKHSGTDRTV, from the exons ATGGCAGCATCAAACCTGGAGAACCAGCTGCACAGCGCCCAGAAGAATCTGCTCTTCCTTCAGCGGGAGCACGCCAACACGCTCAAAGGGCTGCATGCTGAAATCCGAcggctgcagcagcactgcacaG ATCTGACCTATGAGTTGACTCTCAAAAGCTCAGACCTGACAG AAAGTGGGAACTCACGGAGTGAAGAACTCAAGAGGAAGTGTGAAGAGCTCGAAGCCCAGCTGAAAGTGAAAGAGGCTGAAAACAACGAGCTGTTGAAGGAACTGGAGCAAAAGAATGCAATGATCATGGTGCTGGAGAACACCATTAAGGAGCGGGAAAAGAAGTACTTGGAAGAGCTCAAGATGAAAAGCCATAAGCTCAACATGCTGTCGAGTGAACTGGAGCAGCGGGCCAGCACCATTGCGTACCTCACCTCCCAGCTGCATGCCACGAAGAAAAAGCTGATGAGTTCCAGCGGGACTTCCGACAGTTCCCCCTCTGGCAGCCCCGTGTTGTCCAGTTACAAGCCCGCCCCACCCAAAGACAAGCTCCCAGAGACTCCGCGGCGTCGGATGAAGAAGAGCCTGTCCACCCCACTCAACCCTGAATTTGACGAGGCCTACAGACTAGGGGCGGATAGCCGCAAGCTGCTGCTGCGGGAGCCTCTCGACGCTATGCCGGACCCCACGCCCTTTCTGCTGGCTCGGGAAACTGCCGAGGTCCACCTGATCAAAGAGAGGCCTTTAGTCATTCCGCCCATCCCTTCGGAGCGCTCCTCGGCAGagccgcccagcccagcccgggGAGAGAAGCAGCACAAGGCTCACGTGGGGGTGGCGCACCGGATCCACCATGTCACCCCGCCCCAAGCTCAGCCGCAGGTCGAGACGCTGGCGGTGGATCAGGTGAACGGGAGCAAGGTGGCGCGGAAGCATTCGGGGACAGACAGAACTGTGTAA
- the CCDC92 gene encoding coiled-coil domain-containing protein 92 isoform X1 — MIQVPEGARYRQREVEQVAAGPLDVRMAASNLENQLHSAQKNLLFLQREHANTLKGLHAEIRRLQQHCTDLTYELTLKSSDLTESGNSRSEELKRKCEELEAQLKVKEAENNELLKELEQKNAMIMVLENTIKEREKKYLEELKMKSHKLNMLSSELEQRASTIAYLTSQLHATKKKLMSSSGTSDSSPSGSPVLSSYKPAPPKDKLPETPRRRMKKSLSTPLNPEFDEAYRLGADSRKLLLREPLDAMPDPTPFLLARETAEVHLIKERPLVIPPIPSERSSAEPPSPARGEKQHKAHVGVAHRIHHVTPPQAQPQVETLAVDQVNGSKVARKHSGTDRTV, encoded by the exons ATGATCCAAGTTCCAGAAGGAGCCAGATATCGTCAGAGGGAGGTTGAGCAAGTTG caGCAGGTCCTCTGGATGTCAGAATGGCAGCATCAAACCTGGAGAACCAGCTGCACAGCGCCCAGAAGAATCTGCTCTTCCTTCAGCGGGAGCACGCCAACACGCTCAAAGGGCTGCATGCTGAAATCCGAcggctgcagcagcactgcacaG ATCTGACCTATGAGTTGACTCTCAAAAGCTCAGACCTGACAG AAAGTGGGAACTCACGGAGTGAAGAACTCAAGAGGAAGTGTGAAGAGCTCGAAGCCCAGCTGAAAGTGAAAGAGGCTGAAAACAACGAGCTGTTGAAGGAACTGGAGCAAAAGAATGCAATGATCATGGTGCTGGAGAACACCATTAAGGAGCGGGAAAAGAAGTACTTGGAAGAGCTCAAGATGAAAAGCCATAAGCTCAACATGCTGTCGAGTGAACTGGAGCAGCGGGCCAGCACCATTGCGTACCTCACCTCCCAGCTGCATGCCACGAAGAAAAAGCTGATGAGTTCCAGCGGGACTTCCGACAGTTCCCCCTCTGGCAGCCCCGTGTTGTCCAGTTACAAGCCCGCCCCACCCAAAGACAAGCTCCCAGAGACTCCGCGGCGTCGGATGAAGAAGAGCCTGTCCACCCCACTCAACCCTGAATTTGACGAGGCCTACAGACTAGGGGCGGATAGCCGCAAGCTGCTGCTGCGGGAGCCTCTCGACGCTATGCCGGACCCCACGCCCTTTCTGCTGGCTCGGGAAACTGCCGAGGTCCACCTGATCAAAGAGAGGCCTTTAGTCATTCCGCCCATCCCTTCGGAGCGCTCCTCGGCAGagccgcccagcccagcccgggGAGAGAAGCAGCACAAGGCTCACGTGGGGGTGGCGCACCGGATCCACCATGTCACCCCGCCCCAAGCTCAGCCGCAGGTCGAGACGCTGGCGGTGGATCAGGTGAACGGGAGCAAGGTGGCGCGGAAGCATTCGGGGACAGACAGAACTGTGTAA
- the CCDC92 gene encoding coiled-coil domain-containing protein 92 isoform X2 yields the protein MIQVPEGARYRQREVEQVAGPLDVRMAASNLENQLHSAQKNLLFLQREHANTLKGLHAEIRRLQQHCTDLTYELTLKSSDLTESGNSRSEELKRKCEELEAQLKVKEAENNELLKELEQKNAMIMVLENTIKEREKKYLEELKMKSHKLNMLSSELEQRASTIAYLTSQLHATKKKLMSSSGTSDSSPSGSPVLSSYKPAPPKDKLPETPRRRMKKSLSTPLNPEFDEAYRLGADSRKLLLREPLDAMPDPTPFLLARETAEVHLIKERPLVIPPIPSERSSAEPPSPARGEKQHKAHVGVAHRIHHVTPPQAQPQVETLAVDQVNGSKVARKHSGTDRTV from the exons ATGATCCAAGTTCCAGAAGGAGCCAGATATCGTCAGAGGGAGGTTGAGCAAGTTG CAGGTCCTCTGGATGTCAGAATGGCAGCATCAAACCTGGAGAACCAGCTGCACAGCGCCCAGAAGAATCTGCTCTTCCTTCAGCGGGAGCACGCCAACACGCTCAAAGGGCTGCATGCTGAAATCCGAcggctgcagcagcactgcacaG ATCTGACCTATGAGTTGACTCTCAAAAGCTCAGACCTGACAG AAAGTGGGAACTCACGGAGTGAAGAACTCAAGAGGAAGTGTGAAGAGCTCGAAGCCCAGCTGAAAGTGAAAGAGGCTGAAAACAACGAGCTGTTGAAGGAACTGGAGCAAAAGAATGCAATGATCATGGTGCTGGAGAACACCATTAAGGAGCGGGAAAAGAAGTACTTGGAAGAGCTCAAGATGAAAAGCCATAAGCTCAACATGCTGTCGAGTGAACTGGAGCAGCGGGCCAGCACCATTGCGTACCTCACCTCCCAGCTGCATGCCACGAAGAAAAAGCTGATGAGTTCCAGCGGGACTTCCGACAGTTCCCCCTCTGGCAGCCCCGTGTTGTCCAGTTACAAGCCCGCCCCACCCAAAGACAAGCTCCCAGAGACTCCGCGGCGTCGGATGAAGAAGAGCCTGTCCACCCCACTCAACCCTGAATTTGACGAGGCCTACAGACTAGGGGCGGATAGCCGCAAGCTGCTGCTGCGGGAGCCTCTCGACGCTATGCCGGACCCCACGCCCTTTCTGCTGGCTCGGGAAACTGCCGAGGTCCACCTGATCAAAGAGAGGCCTTTAGTCATTCCGCCCATCCCTTCGGAGCGCTCCTCGGCAGagccgcccagcccagcccgggGAGAGAAGCAGCACAAGGCTCACGTGGGGGTGGCGCACCGGATCCACCATGTCACCCCGCCCCAAGCTCAGCCGCAGGTCGAGACGCTGGCGGTGGATCAGGTGAACGGGAGCAAGGTGGCGCGGAAGCATTCGGGGACAGACAGAACTGTGTAA